The following are from one region of the Natronosporangium hydrolyticum genome:
- a CDS encoding tRNA adenosine deaminase-associated protein, with translation MSYVATAVVRSKDGWGAAELELTGAADIEEIADQLREVEPPADVSLLFVEADDAYLVILRLDQGEDLRVFGSDSSFADESRIGAMLLGDIEIPALEIDKALAEPDDESDERRPAADPEADPVGDADLLADLGLPAHRLLRLCAREGMLPADITAEICQAIGCGDELEELREA, from the coding sequence GTGTCGTACGTAGCTACCGCGGTGGTTCGGAGTAAAGATGGCTGGGGCGCCGCTGAGCTGGAGCTCACCGGCGCGGCGGACATCGAGGAGATCGCTGACCAGCTTCGGGAGGTCGAACCACCCGCCGACGTGTCGCTGCTGTTTGTGGAGGCGGACGATGCCTACCTGGTGATCCTTCGGCTGGACCAGGGGGAGGATCTGCGGGTCTTCGGCTCCGACTCCAGCTTCGCCGACGAGTCCCGGATCGGCGCGATGCTGCTCGGGGACATCGAGATCCCCGCGTTGGAGATCGACAAAGCGCTGGCCGAGCCGGACGACGAGTCGGACGAGCGGCGGCCGGCCGCCGACCCGGAGGCCGACCCGGTCGGCGACGCCGATCTCCTCGCCGACCTGGGGCTGCCCGCCCACCGGCTGTTGCGGCTGTGTGCCCGGGAGGGCATGCTGCCGGCCGACATCACCGCCGAAATCTGCCAGGCGATCGGCTGCGGCGACGAGCTCGAAGAGCTGCGCGAAGCCTGA
- a CDS encoding prephenate dehydrogenase produces MNIAVVGLGLIGGSVLRALAGLGHRLRGFDADPATRATARTAAAQAPVNARWQVAGGMQEAVDDAELVVVAVPLPAVDEVFHELAATGYTGLVTDVTSVKEPVLALANQRLRSSPSRLAGFVGGHPMAGRETAGFLAADPDLFTDCAWVLCLEPATTMADWLVLADLYTRLGARVVPATAAEHDQAVAAVSHVPHLLAAALAASVADHPLALTLAAGSFRDGTRVAASPPALTASFCAGNPATAAPALSAVTDALAGATEALGADRPIEALQEWLTAGATVRESWPPYPGSRRELPVRSDALLRLGRAGGWITAVARDRRSVTATLPA; encoded by the coding sequence GTGAACATCGCGGTGGTCGGGTTGGGGTTGATCGGCGGCTCGGTGCTGCGGGCGTTGGCCGGGCTGGGGCATCGACTCCGCGGCTTCGACGCCGACCCGGCGACCCGGGCGACCGCGCGGACCGCCGCGGCGCAGGCCCCGGTAAACGCCCGGTGGCAGGTCGCGGGCGGCATGCAGGAGGCGGTCGACGACGCCGAGTTGGTGGTGGTCGCGGTGCCGCTCCCCGCGGTCGACGAGGTCTTCCATGAGCTCGCCGCCACCGGGTACACCGGCCTGGTCACCGACGTCACCTCGGTGAAGGAACCGGTGCTGGCGCTGGCGAACCAGCGGCTCCGCAGCTCACCGTCGCGGTTGGCGGGCTTCGTCGGCGGCCATCCGATGGCCGGTCGGGAGACCGCCGGGTTTCTCGCCGCGGACCCCGACCTGTTCACCGACTGCGCCTGGGTGCTGTGCCTGGAACCGGCGACCACGATGGCTGACTGGTTGGTGTTGGCGGACCTTTACACCCGGCTGGGCGCCCGGGTGGTGCCGGCGACCGCGGCCGAGCACGACCAGGCGGTCGCGGCCGTTTCCCATGTGCCGCATCTGCTCGCGGCGGCGCTCGCCGCGTCGGTGGCGGATCATCCGCTGGCGTTGACGCTTGCGGCCGGTTCGTTCCGGGATGGCACCCGGGTGGCGGCGAGCCCGCCGGCGCTGACCGCGTCGTTCTGCGCCGGCAACCCGGCTACCGCCGCGCCGGCGCTGAGCGCGGTGACGGATGCGCTCGCGGGCGCCACCGAGGCGTTGGGTGCGGACCGGCCGATCGAGGCGTTGCAGGAGTGGCTGACCGCGGGCGCGACCGTCCGGGAGTCGTGGCCGCCGTACCCGGGCAGCCGTCGGGAGCTGCCGGTGCGATCCGATGCGCTGCTGCGGCTCGGCCGCGCCGGCGGCTGGATCACGGCGGTCGCCCGGGACCGGCGTTCGGTCACCGCCACCCTCCCCGCCTGA
- the mtnA gene encoding S-methyl-5-thioribose-1-phosphate isomerase has product MRTIDWVDGAIEIIDQTALPAQLTVRRLTTVPELIEAIQSLAVRGAPALGVAGALGVALAAQTSTGAARDEQVAAVAAARPTAVNLAGGVDRAAARLPEGAAAVLAEALRLRDEEVASSAAMAARGADLLQERCGPAPRLLTHCNTGGLATVTGGTALAVVTELHRRGTLGGVIASETRPLLQGARLTAWELGRAGVPYRVAVDSAGPFLLARGEVDAVVVGADRICANGDVVNKIGTYSHALGAVRAGVPFVVVAPESTLDPQTPTGAEVPIEDRDGAEVLSFDGSSTAPPGAVGINPAFDVTPADLVTAIVTDTRIIQFAGA; this is encoded by the coding sequence GTGCGCACGATCGACTGGGTAGACGGGGCGATCGAGATCATCGATCAGACGGCCCTGCCGGCACAACTGACCGTGCGCCGACTCACCACCGTGCCGGAGCTGATCGAGGCGATCCAGTCGCTGGCGGTACGCGGGGCGCCCGCGCTCGGGGTGGCCGGCGCGCTCGGGGTGGCGCTGGCGGCGCAGACCTCGACCGGAGCCGCCCGAGATGAGCAGGTGGCGGCGGTGGCGGCGGCCCGGCCCACCGCGGTCAATCTCGCGGGCGGAGTAGACCGCGCCGCCGCCCGGCTCCCCGAGGGTGCGGCGGCGGTGCTCGCCGAGGCGCTCCGGCTACGGGATGAGGAGGTCGCCTCGTCCGCGGCGATGGCGGCGCGCGGCGCCGACCTGCTCCAGGAACGGTGCGGACCGGCGCCGCGGCTGCTCACCCACTGCAACACCGGCGGCCTCGCCACGGTCACCGGCGGGACCGCGCTCGCGGTCGTCACCGAACTGCACCGCCGCGGCACGCTCGGCGGGGTCATCGCCAGCGAAACCCGGCCGCTGCTGCAGGGCGCCCGGCTCACCGCCTGGGAGTTGGGCCGTGCCGGCGTACCGTACCGGGTCGCGGTCGACTCGGCCGGACCGTTCCTGCTCGCCCGCGGGGAGGTGGACGCGGTGGTCGTCGGCGCCGACCGGATCTGCGCCAACGGCGACGTGGTCAACAAGATCGGCACCTACTCCCATGCGCTGGGCGCCGTCCGGGCCGGTGTGCCATTCGTCGTCGTGGCCCCCGAGTCGACGCTGGACCCGCAGACCCCGACCGGCGCGGAGGTGCCGATCGAGGATCGCGACGGCGCCGAGGTGCTCAGCTTCGACGGGTCCTCGACCGCCCCACCTGGCGCGGTCGGGATCAACCCGGCGTTCGACGTCACCCCCGCCGACCTGGTGACGGCGATCGTCACCGACACCCGAATAATCCAATTCGCCGGTGCGTAG
- a CDS encoding M48 family metallopeptidase, with translation MTTARAALSVALLLGFYLYALGVVAVLAMLAVWLFTQGNVNYLLGVVIGLTLLLAGSVAYATWKVMRAKQTPFGLPVPEPRAPALWGLVRELAASVGTRPPDEIRLVAEVNAAVSEDSRWLGLISGRRYLYIGAPLLQTFTVAQLRSVLAHELGHYSHQHVRLGAAVHRGRHVISHTLGQLPDRAIAARWLLLPYAYLYFLVSAAVGRAQEIEADRASVRLAGRDAAISAMRELGPLATAWDFYLENYVAPGLDTGYAPTGVLSYFPTLLAARADTMNQLRAQPPAAQQSRWDSHPSDAERIGLMLREPESPMPTDPRPAGILIPQLDAAAHELEELTFSFGERTRLPYEHYTAATAQAERQRHADELYRAVTRMTGAPSSLAVVLDLLAAGHLQPLAATLLPGSVLADPNAATEAVADSVASAIAAALVRSGAARWQHSWSAGPALVGVTGEPIDQWQLAVAAVNGDAAKVRQELASRGVDPTTIRAAQTTVPVDRASAYAGITNAVIDGSRRDLIITSAGLIIVPTLSSWRQGQLQQRMRQLLTGSTVAELVAMPGHQFVPYEEITSAAMVKKLPATFEYVTIAGRRLTIRGGRRSEEVGDGWESLGEVTGTLAGPQ, from the coding sequence ATGACGACCGCACGCGCGGCGCTATCGGTAGCGCTGTTATTGGGGTTCTACCTCTATGCCTTAGGCGTGGTGGCGGTTCTCGCCATGCTCGCGGTTTGGCTGTTCACGCAAGGCAACGTCAACTATCTGCTCGGCGTCGTGATCGGGCTGACCCTGCTCCTCGCTGGCTCGGTGGCATACGCCACCTGGAAAGTCATGCGCGCCAAGCAGACCCCGTTCGGGTTGCCGGTGCCGGAGCCGCGCGCCCCGGCGCTGTGGGGGCTGGTACGCGAGCTCGCGGCGAGCGTCGGCACCCGGCCCCCGGACGAGATCCGGCTGGTCGCCGAGGTAAACGCGGCGGTGAGCGAGGACAGCCGCTGGCTCGGGCTAATCTCCGGCCGCCGCTACCTGTATATCGGAGCGCCGCTGCTGCAGACGTTCACGGTGGCGCAGCTGCGCTCGGTGCTCGCCCACGAACTCGGCCACTACTCGCATCAGCATGTCCGGCTCGGCGCCGCAGTCCACCGCGGCCGTCACGTCATCAGCCACACGCTCGGCCAGCTGCCGGACCGGGCGATAGCGGCCCGCTGGCTACTACTTCCCTACGCGTACCTGTATTTTCTGGTCTCTGCCGCGGTCGGCCGGGCCCAGGAGATCGAAGCTGACCGGGCGTCGGTCCGGCTCGCCGGCCGGGACGCGGCGATCAGCGCGATGCGGGAGCTGGGCCCACTCGCTACCGCCTGGGACTTCTACCTTGAGAATTACGTAGCGCCCGGGCTCGACACCGGCTACGCCCCGACCGGGGTGCTCTCGTACTTCCCCACCTTGCTCGCCGCCCGCGCCGACACTATGAACCAGCTGCGCGCCCAGCCGCCGGCAGCACAACAGTCCCGATGGGACTCCCACCCCAGCGACGCCGAACGGATCGGGCTGATGCTGCGGGAACCGGAGAGTCCGATGCCGACCGATCCACGGCCAGCGGGGATCCTGATCCCGCAGCTGGACGCCGCCGCCCACGAGCTAGAGGAGCTGACCTTCTCCTTCGGAGAACGCACCCGGCTTCCCTACGAGCACTACACCGCCGCCACCGCGCAGGCCGAACGGCAACGCCACGCCGACGAGCTGTACCGAGCGGTGACCCGGATGACCGGCGCCCCCAGTTCGCTCGCGGTCGTCCTGGACCTGCTCGCCGCCGGACACCTACAGCCGCTGGCGGCGACGCTGCTGCCGGGCTCGGTGCTCGCCGATCCGAACGCCGCTACCGAGGCGGTCGCCGACTCGGTGGCGAGCGCCATCGCCGCGGCGTTGGTCCGATCCGGCGCGGCGCGCTGGCAGCACTCCTGGTCAGCCGGGCCGGCCCTGGTCGGGGTGACCGGGGAACCAATCGACCAGTGGCAGCTCGCGGTGGCGGCGGTCAACGGCGACGCGGCGAAGGTACGGCAGGAGTTGGCGAGCCGGGGCGTCGACCCCACCACGATCCGGGCAGCACAGACCACCGTCCCGGTGGACCGCGCCAGCGCGTACGCGGGAATCACCAACGCGGTGATCGACGGCTCCCGGCGCGACCTGATCATCACCAGCGCCGGGCTGATCATCGTCCCCACCCTGTCGTCGTGGCGGCAGGGCCAGCTCCAGCAGCGGATGCGCCAGCTGCTCACCGGGTCGACCGTGGCGGAGCTGGTCGCGATGCCAGGCCACCAGTTCGTGCCGTACGAGGAGATCACCAGCGCGGCGATGGTCAAGAAGTTGCCGGCTACCTTTGAGTACGTCACCATCGCTGGTCGGCGGTTGACCATCCGGGGCGGCCGCCGCTCCGAAGAGGTCGGTGACGGCTGGGAGTCGCTCGGTGAGGTTACCGGGACGCTCGCCGGTCCGCAGTGA
- a CDS encoding PHP domain-containing protein, protein MTSRDPLADLRRIAFLLERANEGSHRVRAFRSAAAVLAELPADEIADRAAAGTLTKLAGVGQVTARCVAESLAGEEPVYLRRLLDTAGTDLDEATAALRSALRGDCHSHSDWSDGGSPVVEMALAAVELGHEYLVLTDHSPSLTVARGLPAAKLRQQLAHVAAINESLPAGFRLLTGIEVDILPDGTLDQEPELLAELDVVVGSVHSGLRDDAAKLTRRMLRAIENPHLDILGHCTGRKVSAAAVGLAGEGDRGHRAGRTRPPSDFDTAEIFAACVAHDKAVEINCRPDRLDPPKRLLRQALEAGCRFSIDTDAHAPGQLDWLRFGCERAVRCGVPADRVVNSWPADQLLGWAATH, encoded by the coding sequence GTGACCAGCCGTGATCCGCTCGCAGATCTTCGTCGCATCGCGTTCCTGCTGGAGCGAGCCAACGAAGGCAGCCACCGGGTGCGGGCGTTCCGGTCCGCCGCGGCGGTGCTGGCCGAGCTGCCGGCCGACGAGATCGCTGACCGGGCGGCCGCCGGGACGCTCACGAAGCTCGCCGGGGTGGGGCAGGTGACTGCCCGTTGCGTGGCCGAGTCGTTGGCGGGCGAGGAGCCGGTGTATCTCCGTCGGCTGCTCGACACCGCCGGGACCGATCTGGATGAGGCCACCGCAGCCCTGCGGTCGGCCCTGCGGGGGGATTGTCACAGCCACTCCGATTGGTCGGACGGTGGCTCGCCGGTGGTGGAGATGGCGCTGGCCGCGGTCGAGCTGGGCCACGAATACCTCGTACTCACCGATCACTCACCCAGCTTGACCGTGGCCCGCGGGTTGCCGGCGGCGAAGCTGCGGCAGCAGCTGGCGCACGTGGCCGCGATAAATGAGTCGCTGCCGGCCGGGTTCCGGCTGCTCACCGGGATCGAGGTCGACATCCTTCCGGACGGCACGCTGGACCAGGAGCCCGAGCTGCTCGCCGAACTGGATGTGGTGGTCGGCTCGGTCCACAGCGGGCTGCGGGACGACGCGGCGAAGCTGACCCGCCGGATGCTGCGGGCGATCGAGAACCCGCACCTCGACATCCTCGGCCATTGCACCGGCCGGAAAGTGTCGGCGGCGGCGGTAGGGCTCGCCGGTGAGGGCGACCGTGGCCACCGGGCGGGCCGGACCCGCCCGCCGAGCGACTTCGACACGGCCGAGATCTTCGCCGCTTGTGTCGCGCACGACAAGGCCGTGGAGATCAACTGTCGGCCGGACCGGCTGGACCCGCCGAAGCGGCTGTTGCGGCAGGCGCTGGAGGCCGGCTGCCGGTTCTCGATCGACACCGACGCGCACGCACCTGGTCAGCTGGACTGGCTCCGGTTCGGCTGCGAGCGAGCGGTGCGGTGCGGTGTCCCCGCCGACCGGGTCGTCAACTCCTGGCCGGCTGATCAGCTGCTGGGGTGGGCGGCGACACATTGA
- a CDS encoding DMT family transporter, producing the protein MTTTSPRPPATVSRSYLIPGFLVLAAVWGSSFLFIKVAVGELHPLYVTLGRVALGAASLLLILLVLRTRLPGDLRLWGHLAVLGTIGVAIPFTLFGYGEQHIPSALAGIWNATTPLVALPMAALVFRTESITARKVTGIAVGFVGVLVVLGVWQGVAGASLVGQLQCLGAAACYGIAVPYMKRFVADYPVSGLVLVAGQMICATALLTVVAPLAAGAPPAPHTLSAEVIGSMLALGVLGTGLVFLIHMRNIRLVGASAAALVTYLIPIFAVAAGVVVLGEQLSWYQPVGALIVLAGVTISQRLPVRWSRAPGPAVAPPVINVSPPTPAADQPARS; encoded by the coding sequence GTGACCACCACCTCTCCCCGGCCACCAGCCACCGTCTCCCGTTCCTACCTGATCCCCGGATTCCTGGTGCTCGCCGCGGTCTGGGGCAGCAGCTTCCTATTCATCAAGGTGGCGGTCGGTGAGCTGCACCCGCTCTACGTCACGCTCGGTCGGGTCGCGCTGGGCGCCGCCTCACTGCTGCTGATCCTGCTGGTGCTGCGCACCCGGTTGCCCGGCGACCTGCGGCTATGGGGCCACCTGGCGGTGCTCGGCACGATCGGGGTGGCGATCCCGTTCACCCTCTTCGGCTACGGCGAGCAGCACATCCCGTCGGCGCTGGCGGGGATCTGGAACGCCACCACACCGCTGGTGGCGCTACCCATGGCGGCGCTGGTCTTCCGCACCGAGTCCATCACCGCCCGTAAAGTGACCGGCATCGCTGTCGGTTTCGTCGGCGTACTGGTGGTGCTCGGAGTGTGGCAGGGCGTCGCCGGCGCCTCGCTGGTCGGCCAACTCCAGTGCCTGGGGGCAGCGGCCTGCTACGGGATCGCGGTCCCTTACATGAAACGGTTCGTCGCCGACTACCCGGTCTCCGGGCTGGTGCTCGTCGCCGGCCAGATGATCTGCGCGACGGCGCTGCTCACGGTGGTGGCCCCGCTCGCGGCCGGCGCCCCGCCGGCACCGCACACGCTCTCCGCCGAGGTGATCGGCAGCATGCTGGCGCTGGGCGTCCTCGGCACCGGGCTGGTCTTCCTCATCCACATGCGCAACATTCGACTGGTGGGGGCGAGCGCCGCCGCGCTGGTGACCTACCTGATCCCGATCTTCGCGGTCGCCGCCGGCGTGGTCGTGCTCGGCGAGCAGCTCAGCTGGTACCAACCGGTCGGTGCGCTGATCGTGCTCGCCGGGGTGACGATCAGTCAACGCCTGCCGGTGCGCTGGTCGAGGGCGCCCGGCCCGGCCGTGGCACCACCGGTGATCAATGTGTCGCCGCCCACCCCAGCAGCTGATCAGCCGGCCAGGAGTTGA
- a CDS encoding LysE family translocator, whose amino-acid sequence MPTPEALFAFVVAAVLLIVVPGPSVLFVIGRALAYGRRVAIGTVAGSAAGAAVLAVAVAVGLGALIQASATAFTAMKLIGAAYLIYLGVRALRHRRSLREAFTQPDTAPPLSGRRSLVEGFLVGVSNPKTAVFFVAVLPHFIDRSAGHPTLQMLLLAAIFTAIAFVSDSGWGVVASGARSWFVRSPRRLEFAAGGAGLTMIGLGVSVAATGHRS is encoded by the coding sequence ATGCCAACCCCTGAGGCGCTGTTCGCCTTCGTCGTCGCCGCGGTGCTACTGATTGTCGTGCCCGGCCCGTCGGTGCTGTTCGTGATCGGCCGGGCGCTCGCCTACGGTCGCCGGGTGGCGATCGGGACCGTAGCCGGCAGCGCCGCGGGCGCGGCCGTGCTCGCGGTGGCGGTCGCCGTGGGGCTCGGCGCGCTGATCCAGGCCTCCGCGACGGCCTTCACCGCGATGAAGCTGATCGGGGCCGCATACCTGATCTACCTCGGGGTCCGGGCACTGCGACACCGGCGTTCACTTCGCGAAGCGTTTACCCAGCCGGACACCGCACCGCCGCTGTCGGGCCGCCGCAGCTTGGTGGAGGGTTTCTTGGTGGGGGTGAGCAACCCGAAGACCGCGGTCTTCTTCGTGGCGGTACTGCCGCACTTCATCGACCGGTCCGCCGGGCATCCGACCCTGCAGATGCTGCTGCTCGCGGCGATCTTCACCGCGATCGCGTTCGTCTCCGACTCCGGTTGGGGGGTAGTGGCGAGCGGCGCCCGGAGCTGGTTCGTTCGGTCCCCCCGCCGGCTGGAGTTCGCCGCCGGCGGCGCTGGTCTGACGATGATCGGGCTCGGCGTCTCGGTCGCCGCCACCGGCCATCGGAGCTGA
- a CDS encoding tetratricopeptide repeat protein, producing MAAGSGAGTGARFRDRLSRPVVAVPLATGLGAFAVAVGSLLADQPVLASALAAAGTGLTAWAAVRGSIRAQQPVDAAMSSVSDGPMWRLPHRLQLFTGRATDLAKLTTTLASGRRPDLVALTGMGGVGKTSLALEYAHRRAPETSLTAWIPATDRASVVTALAALGGELGVAADDPEAAARATLDQLVHREPWLLVYDDATPPAVADLLPTTGDGEVVLTSRREDWSSWAQLQPVAPFLGPDAVRLLLDRSGDASPNAAGHAAALAAMLGHLPLAVDLAGGYCRRYRITLAAYISLWRERGLSMMPTDESQVLGPNEVATRLSSDRLARGDLAAVQLLRLLSVLAPGQLPQEVLTADPSELPEPLATAATEPTTWHALLTRVADAGLIRVQPGRLWVHHLVQEVQRDAIRRGAPVHRRLLRWRRDPTARWPLARWATLAVRLITAQFPEERHRVELWQRCSELRPHAEALLADGSKWGVAQLDTARLAYRVATYRYDTGDGDAAAELLTGVLGDYRAVLGDEHPDTHRCLNNLALVEHGRGGFDTASALLTAVLDTYRRSLGEDHPDSLGAMNNLALVRHDQGDLDRAGELYAQVLTARRRVLGDDHPDTIASVNNLGTLRRAQGDLDAAATLHTQALDAFRRTLGDDHPDTARALSNLGTLRRAQGDLDAAATLHTQALDAFRRILGDGHPHTVTATNNLVEVLTEQGDDSTAHRLRQRLSLPDANP from the coding sequence GTGGCAGCGGGCAGCGGGGCCGGCACCGGTGCCCGGTTTCGCGACCGGCTTTCCCGGCCGGTGGTCGCCGTCCCGCTCGCCACCGGGCTGGGCGCCTTCGCGGTCGCGGTCGGGTCCCTGCTCGCCGACCAGCCGGTGCTGGCCAGCGCGCTGGCCGCCGCCGGCACCGGCCTCACCGCCTGGGCCGCAGTCCGCGGCAGCATCCGCGCCCAACAACCAGTCGACGCGGCAATGTCGTCAGTCAGCGACGGCCCGATGTGGCGGCTGCCGCACCGGTTGCAGCTATTCACTGGACGCGCCACCGACCTCGCCAAACTCACCACCACCCTGGCCAGTGGTCGCCGGCCTGACCTGGTGGCCCTGACCGGCATGGGCGGGGTGGGCAAAACCTCGCTGGCGCTCGAGTACGCCCACCGCCGTGCCCCGGAGACCTCCCTGACCGCCTGGATCCCGGCGACCGACCGGGCGAGTGTGGTGACCGCGCTGGCGGCGCTCGGCGGCGAACTCGGGGTGGCCGCGGACGACCCAGAGGCCGCCGCCCGAGCGACCCTTGACCAGCTGGTCCATCGGGAACCCTGGCTGTTGGTGTATGACGACGCCACGCCGCCGGCCGTCGCCGACCTGCTACCCACCACCGGCGACGGCGAGGTGGTGCTGACCAGCCGGCGCGAAGACTGGTCGAGCTGGGCACAACTGCAGCCGGTGGCGCCCTTCCTGGGCCCCGACGCGGTGCGGCTGCTGCTCGATCGCTCCGGCGACGCCTCACCGAACGCCGCCGGCCACGCCGCGGCGCTCGCCGCCATGCTCGGTCACCTGCCGCTCGCGGTCGACCTCGCGGGTGGCTACTGCCGTCGATACCGGATCACCCTGGCCGCGTACATCTCGCTGTGGCGGGAGAGGGGGTTGTCCATGATGCCCACCGACGAGAGTCAGGTCCTCGGCCCGAACGAAGTGGCGACCCGGCTCAGCTCCGACCGGCTCGCCCGCGGCGACCTGGCCGCGGTGCAACTGCTGCGCCTGCTATCAGTGTTGGCCCCCGGGCAGCTGCCGCAGGAGGTGCTCACCGCCGATCCGTCCGAGCTGCCCGAGCCGCTGGCCACCGCGGCCACCGAGCCGACCACCTGGCACGCGCTGCTGACCCGCGTCGCCGACGCCGGGCTGATCCGGGTCCAGCCGGGGCGGCTCTGGGTCCACCATCTGGTCCAGGAGGTGCAGCGCGACGCGATCCGGCGGGGCGCACCGGTCCATCGGCGGCTGCTGCGGTGGCGCCGCGACCCGACCGCCAGGTGGCCGTTGGCGCGCTGGGCGACGCTGGCGGTCCGTTTGATCACCGCGCAGTTCCCGGAGGAGCGACACCGGGTGGAGCTGTGGCAGCGCTGCAGCGAGCTGCGCCCGCACGCCGAGGCGCTGCTGGCTGACGGCAGCAAGTGGGGGGTGGCGCAGCTGGACACCGCCCGGCTGGCGTACCGGGTGGCGACCTACCGGTACGACACCGGCGATGGCGACGCCGCGGCGGAGTTGCTCACCGGGGTGCTCGGGGACTACCGGGCGGTGCTCGGCGACGAGCATCCGGACACCCACCGCTGCCTGAACAACCTGGCGCTGGTGGAGCATGGTCGGGGTGGTTTCGACACCGCCAGCGCGCTGCTCACGGCGGTGCTCGACACCTACCGCCGGAGCCTCGGCGAGGACCACCCCGACTCCCTGGGGGCGATGAACAACCTGGCCCTGGTCCGGCACGACCAGGGTGACCTCGACCGGGCCGGCGAGCTTTACGCGCAGGTGCTCACCGCCCGGCGTCGGGTGCTCGGCGACGATCATCCCGACACGATCGCTTCGGTCAACAACCTGGGCACCCTCCGCCGCGCCCAGGGCGACCTGGACGCCGCCGCCACCCTCCACACCCAGGCCCTCGATGCCTTCCGCCGCACCCTCGGCGACGACCATCCCGACACCGCCCGCGCCTTGAGCAACCTGGGCACCCTCCGCCGCGCCCAGGGCGACCTGGACGCCGCCGCCACCCTCCACACCCAGGCCCTCGATGCCTTCCGCCGGATCCTCGGCGACGGCCACCCGCACACGGTCACCGCCACTAACAACCTGGTCGAGGTGCTGACCGAACAGGGCGACGACTCCACCGCGCACCGGCTCCGACAGCGGCTATCTTTGCCCGATGCCAACCCCTGA
- a CDS encoding ester cyclase — MGEARRVMDRLTSAMVDEHSIDSAVDCYAEDAVIMTPDAGEIHGQDGIGEYWRTFIEAFPDSRYEPIQKHEHGHVAIDEGWLVGTNTAPLPLPTGEVMPATGRQIRVRSCDIATIHHGKIKEHHMYFDQMEFLGQLGLAPPPQPPMEQPS, encoded by the coding sequence ATGGGCGAGGCACGCCGAGTCATGGATCGACTGACCAGCGCAATGGTCGACGAGCACAGCATCGACTCCGCGGTCGACTGCTACGCGGAAGACGCGGTGATCATGACCCCGGACGCCGGGGAGATCCACGGGCAGGACGGGATCGGCGAATACTGGCGCACCTTTATCGAGGCGTTCCCGGACAGCCGGTACGAGCCGATCCAGAAGCACGAGCATGGCCACGTCGCCATCGACGAGGGTTGGCTCGTCGGCACCAACACGGCGCCGTTGCCGCTGCCCACCGGCGAGGTCATGCCGGCCACCGGCCGGCAGATCCGGGTCCGTTCCTGCGACATCGCCACGATCCACCATGGAAAGATCAAAGAACACCATATGTACTTTGATCAGATGGAGTTCCTGGGCCAACTCGGACTCGCGCCGCCGCCGCAACCACCGATGGAGCAGCCCTCCTAA
- the fdhD gene encoding formate dehydrogenase accessory sulfurtransferase FdhD, with the protein MAQASGRHQVTRISVDPGAERGRRRHRPRVDALAVEEPLEIRVGPAGGTRPLAVTMRTPGDELDLALGFLFTEGVVASPADVVSAQLCTGAAEPNAHNVVNVVLADQVPAPTTDPARHFYTTSSCGVCGKASIDAIQQRSRHPVGDDPVRISAEVLAELPDRLRAAQRGFERTGGLHAAGLFTPAGELLAAREDVGRHNALDKLIGWALRHDAVPLRGRVVLVSGRASFELAQKAWLAGVPVLAAVSAPSTLAVSVAGAAGMTLVGFLRGETMNLYTRGDRVD; encoded by the coding sequence ATGGCACAGGCGAGTGGCCGGCACCAGGTGACCAGGATCAGCGTGGACCCGGGAGCCGAGCGGGGCCGCCGTCGGCACCGGCCGAGGGTGGACGCGCTGGCGGTGGAGGAGCCGCTGGAGATCCGGGTAGGACCGGCCGGTGGCACCCGCCCGCTCGCGGTCACGATGCGCACCCCCGGCGACGAGCTCGACCTGGCGCTGGGGTTTCTGTTTACCGAGGGGGTGGTGGCCAGCCCTGCCGATGTGGTGAGCGCGCAGCTGTGCACCGGCGCGGCGGAGCCGAACGCCCACAACGTGGTAAACGTGGTGCTCGCCGACCAGGTGCCGGCGCCGACGACCGACCCCGCCCGCCACTTCTACACCACCAGCTCGTGTGGCGTGTGCGGTAAGGCGAGCATCGACGCGATCCAGCAACGGTCGCGCCACCCGGTCGGCGACGATCCGGTGCGGATCTCCGCGGAAGTGTTGGCGGAGCTGCCTGATCGGCTGCGCGCCGCGCAGCGGGGGTTCGAGCGCACCGGCGGCCTGCACGCCGCCGGTCTCTTCACCCCGGCGGGTGAGCTGCTCGCGGCGCGGGAAGACGTCGGCCGCCACAATGCCCTGGACAAACTCATCGGCTGGGCGCTGCGGCACGACGCCGTGCCGCTGCGGGGGCGGGTGGTGCTGGTCTCCGGGCGGGCGAGCTTCGAGTTGGCGCAGAAGGCCTGGTTGGCGGGGGTGCCGGTGCTCGCCGCGGTCTCCGCCCCCAGCACCCTGGCGGTGAGCGTCGCCGGGGCGGCGGGCATGACCCTGGTGGGCTTCCTCCGCGGCGAGACCATGAATCTCTATACCCGCGGCGACCGGGTCGACTGA